In Flavobacterium piscisymbiosum, the sequence TACAAACAGATGCTAAAACCAGTAATAAAATCCAGTTATTTAATGACATTGTAAAAAACTCGGCATTGAATTTTCCTTGTATTAAAAAATAAATAGAAATAAAGAAAACTCCCGCGCCAAACTCATAAAACGTGATTACCGAAGGTTCATGGTCAGAAATCAACTTTCCATTCATTAAGGTAAACAAAACTCCCAGAATAATAGAAGCCAGAGCATAATACATTCCGTGCAGGTATTTTACTTCTACCTGCATTATCAGGGCTAAACCAGCTATAATGATCAGTCCGAAGAAAACTTCATAAAACAAAATTTTTCTTCCGTAAAAAAGCGGCTCTAATAAAGAAGCAAAAAAAGCACCTAACGAAAATATCGAAAGTGTTATCGAAACATTCGAAACATGAATTGCCTTAAAAAAGAAAATCCAATGCATGGCAATCAGCAAACCAACAAAAATTAATTTAGCAAAAGATGTAGCCGAAATCACGAAAGACTGTTTCTTATAAACAATAAAAGCTCCCAGAAAAACTCCGGCAAGAAGCATTCTAAACCAAACCAAATTTTCGGCATCAATGGTAATTAAAGCACCCAGAATAGCCGTAAAGCCCCATATAAAAACAATTAAATGAAGATTTAAATAACTTTTAATATTATCGTTTCGCATTGCGTAATAAGTAAACTGCCAGAACTCCAAAAACAATATTAGGAAACCAAACAGCAAATAAAGGTGAGAAAGTAGATTTTTCGGCCAGGGTACCGAATATTTTATCAAAAAACACAAACGAAAAAGCAATTGCAATACCAATTGCAAGATTCGTTCCCATACCACCACGACGTTTCATAGACGAAACCGCTACAGCAATAATCGTAAGGATAAAAGCAGAAACCGGTACACTGTATTTTTTGTAAAGCACTACCAGATAAGTATTAATATTTCCCGAACCTCTTTTACGTTCTTTCTCGATAAAGTCAATCAACTTACCTAACGGAAGCGTCTCAGCAATATAAACCACCGGAGTTAAATCTGATAATTCAAATTTGAAAGCAACATTTTTTTCCGGTACTTTTTCGATCTTATCGCTGAGTTCTCCAAGAGTTCTTTTGGTATAATCATACAAAATATAAACCTTCTTTTTTGGGTCCCATTTTATACGACTTGCAGTAATTTTATAGGTTAACTGATCTTTTTCAAAATGTTCCAGCGTAAAATTAAAAGCTGTTTTAGACTCTTCATTAAAACTATTTACAAAAATAAAATCGTTGTCATTAATTTGCCTGTAAACATTGGTATTCTCCCCGCGCATCAGCTGTTTTCCGTTTCCTTTTAGATAAGTATACCTAAAATTATTAAAACCTTCACTAGCAGCAGGAACAATGAAAAACCCCATTAAAAGCACAAAAACCGAAACAATCGAAGCGCCAATAATATAAGGACGAAGAAAACGCGTAAACGAAATCCCCGAACTTAAAATCGCAATAATCTCAGTATTATTGGCCAATTTTGAAGTAAACCAAATTACCGATAAAAACAAAAATATCGGAAACAAAGAGTTCGCAAAATAAATTGTAAAATTATAATAATAGACCGCAATTGCAGTAAAAGGAATCTTGTTCTCCAACATTTTATTCACCTTTTCAGAGACATCAATTACAATTCCAATCGGAATAAATAATAAGATCATCACCGAGAAAGTGGCTAAATATCTTTTTAAAATATACTTATCTATTATCGTCAGCATAGATTTTTCGTTTCAATTTTAACGCTCAGGTTTCAGGTTTCAAGTTTCAAGTTGCTAAAACAACCTGAAACCTGAAACTAAAAAAACTTGAAACTTTTTTTAAAGTCTTTGACTCATATTTTTAACCATCATTTCTTTCCATGGTCTAAAATCTCCTGCTAAGATATGTTTTCTGGCTTCACGAACCAACCACATATAAAAACCAAGATTATGAATAGTTGCAATTTGTTTTCCTAAATATTCGTTAGCAGCAAATAAGTGACGTAAATATGCTTTTGTATATTCAGTATCTACAAAAGTATGCCCCATTTCGTCGATTGGCGAAAAATCAGCTTCCCATTTTTTATTTTTGATGTTTATTGTTCCGTTTGCCGTAAACAACATGCCGTTTCTGGCATTACGAGTTGGCATAACACAATCGAACATATCAATACCTAACGCAATATTTTCCAGAATATTTATCGGAGTTCCAACACCCATTAAATAACGAGGTTTATCTTCCGGCAAAATTTCACAAACCACTTCGGTCATCGCGTACATTTCCTCAGCAGGTTCACCTACAGATAAACCACCAATGGCATTACCCTGTTGTCCAGCATTGGCAATATATTCAGCAGATTGCTGACGTAAATCTTTGTAAGTACTTCCCTGAACGATCGGGAAAAAAGTTTGCTCGTAACCATATTTATAAGGCACTTTATCCAAATGGCTGATACAACGATCTAACCAACGGTGCGTCATGTGCATCGAGCGTTGAGCATATCTGTAATCACAAGGATAAGGCGTACATTCATCAAAAGCCATGATAATATCAGCTCCAATGGTACGTTGAATTTCCATCACACTTTCTGGTGAAAAAAAGTGATATGAACCATCAATATGCGATTTAAACTTTACTCCTTCTTCCTTAATTTTTCTGTTATTCGAAAGAGAATATACCTGATATCCACCAGAATCCGTCAAAATATTACGATCCCAATTCATGAATTTATGCAATCCACCCGCTTTTTCAAGAATTTCAGTTTGCGGACGTAAATATAAATGGTATGTATTTCCCAGGATAATATCCGGATTAATATCTTCTTTTAGCTCACGCTGGTGTACTCCTTTTACAGATGCAACCGTTCCAACAGGCATAAAAATAGGCGTTTCGATTACGCCATGATCTGTAGTAATACTTCCCGCTCTCGCTTTAGATTGCGGATCTTTTTTCAATAAATCAAACTTCATCTGTTTCTTTTTTCAGTCGGCAAAGATAGGCTAATTTGAGGAAAATTTAATCAATTAGATAATTTGTCCATTAGAAAATGAAATAATGATTTTCACCAACCTAAAAGCTTGATTTTTCGAGTTAGAATTTTGGGATTTGGAATTTATTTTTTTTACGGGCGTTCCCGCCGCGGCGGATCGGGCTATTCGCTGCAAGTCCTCGCACTTCCTTCGTCAGGCTGTGGGCTTTTCACTTCTATCCCTAACGCAAAAAAACGTGACATTTCCAAGAGAAATTTCTAAATTTGAATAAACCTTATTGTCAGGCTGAGCGGAGTCGAAGCCCCGCGTGCCAACAACACAAACAAAATAAAATGAACTTAGCTCAAAAACTTGGATATCCCGAAAATACTAAACTACTAATCATTCATGCCGATGATGCCGGATTATCACATTCCGAAAATCAAGCCACCATTCAAACCCTTCAAAACGGTTTTGTAAACTCTTATAGTATAATGGTACCTTGTCCGTGGTTTTACGAAATGGCAACCTTTGCCAAAAACAATCTCAATTACGATTGCGGAATTCACCTAACCTTAACTTGCGAATGGGAAAATTATAAATTTGGCCCGGTTCTTCCCATTTCCGAAGTTTCAAGTTTAACAGATCAAAACGGGTATTTTTATAAAACCCGAAAAGATTTTAAAGAACACGCAAAACCATCCGAAATTAAAAAAGAACTCACCGCCCAAATCGAAAAAGCATTACAATTTGGCATCCAGCCTACCCATCTCGATTCGCACATGTGCAGCGTTGGCGTAACACCTGAGGTTTTAGAAATCTACAAAGAATTAGGTAAAACCTACAATTTACCAGTTTTCATCAATAAAGAATTCGTTCAATCGATTAGTTTATCAGACGAAAAATACAATTTCGAAAACACACTTTTAGCCGATAATCTTTTAATTGGCTATTTTTCCGATTTCGAAAAAGGAGAACTAAAATCTTCTTATGCAAAAGCTTTAGACAGTGTTCAACCAGGATTCAATGTCTTTTTACTTCATCCTGCTTTTGATGATCGCGAAATGCAAGGCATTACGATCAATCATCCAAATTTTGGTTCAGCCTGGCGCCAAATCGATCTTGACTTTTTCACCAGCGAAAAATGCCAATCAAAACTAAAAGAAAACAACATTCAAATGATTACCTGGAGAGATATCCAGAGAATTAGAGAACTTACTAATTAGACAATTTGTCCATAAAAAAATGAGATAATTATCACGATACAAAATCAATCTCACTTTAATTTCAATTTGGAATTTTAGATTTTAGATTTGGAATTAAATATTTGAAATTAAAATTTATGTGAATACTGCAATATCCTGATTCTAAAAATATAACATTTTGAAACAATTGATTTCGTAACTTTATAAAACAATTAAAATAAAATCAGAGATCATGATAAATTCAGAAGAAAAAAATCCTGTAGATTTAGATCAAATTAAAGATGATCAAATCGAGAAAAACCTGGAGAACTTAGATTATCCTTCCAATGAAGATATTTACAATCAGGAAGAAAAACTAGAAGATATAGATCCGGAAGGAATTTCCGGCGAAAGAACTATAAATCCGGACAACAACAATAACGAATGGAAACAAAACAGTGATAAACTCGGAAATGATTTAGATATTCCCGGTTCAGAGCTTGACGATGAGCAGGAAGAAATTGGCTCTGAAGACGAAGAAAATAATTTTTATAGCGAAGGCGATACAGAATAAGCCCTTTTTGTCCCAGATTACAAGAATTACAATAGATTTTTGCCACAGTTTACAAGATAATAGATTTTTCTACATCAATTTAATCTTGTAATCTGTGGCAAACTTTTTTTATACAGAATCTCTTTTTTGCCACAAATAAAACTGATTAATATCGATTTTTTTTTAATCAATTTGATCGTTTTTGTCTGTGCCAAACTTTTTTTCCCTCAACAAGATTTACTTTTTTTTCTAAATCAATAAAAAAAGGGCTAAAATTTAACAATTACAGCAAACTAAAGCGAAAAATCATTTGTCAGCCCGCAAAATAAAAATTACTTTTGCACCAGTTTAACTTTTACACATAAAATGAAGCCTAACACACAACAATTAAGCGATTTAACTATCCAAGTAAGAAGAGATATTCTTCGAATGGTACATGCTGTCAACTCAGGTCACCCAGGTGGTTCACTAGGTTGTACTGAATTTTTGGTAACTCTATACCAAAACATTATGGAGCGTAAAGAAGGTTTTGATATGGACGGAATTGGAGAAGATATTTTCTTCCTTTCAAATGGTCATATTTCTCCTGTATTTTATAGCGTATTAGCACGTAGCGGTTATTTCCCTGTTTCAGAACTTGCAACTTTCAGATTATTAAACTCACGTTTACAAGGGCACCCAACAACTCACGAAGGATTGCCTGGAGTTCGTATGGCTTCTGGTTCATTAGGACAAGGTTTATCTGTAGCTCTTGGTGCTGCACAAGCAAAAAAATTAAATGGTGATAATCACCTAATCTATACTTTACACGGAGATGGTGAATTACAAG encodes:
- a CDS encoding DMT family transporter, with translation MRNDNIKSYLNLHLIVFIWGFTAILGALITIDAENLVWFRMLLAGVFLGAFIVYKKQSFVISATSFAKLIFVGLLIAMHWIFFFKAIHVSNVSITLSIFSLGAFFASLLEPLFYGRKILFYEVFFGLIIIAGLALIMQVEVKYLHGMYYALASIILGVLFTLMNGKLISDHEPSVITFYEFGAGVFFISIYFLIQGKFNAEFFTMSLNNWILLLVLASVCTAYAFTASVKVMQKLTPYTVMLTTNLEPVYGIMLAYFILGGKEKMSTEFYIGALIIVITVILNGVFKHYKNKKEV
- a CDS encoding polysaccharide deacetylase family protein, whose protein sequence is MNLAQKLGYPENTKLLIIHADDAGLSHSENQATIQTLQNGFVNSYSIMVPCPWFYEMATFAKNNLNYDCGIHLTLTCEWENYKFGPVLPISEVSSLTDQNGYFYKTRKDFKEHAKPSEIKKELTAQIEKALQFGIQPTHLDSHMCSVGVTPEVLEIYKELGKTYNLPVFINKEFVQSISLSDEKYNFENTLLADNLLIGYFSDFEKGELKSSYAKALDSVQPGFNVFLLHPAFDDREMQGITINHPNFGSAWRQIDLDFFTSEKCQSKLKENNIQMITWRDIQRIRELTN
- the tgt gene encoding tRNA guanosine(34) transglycosylase Tgt, producing the protein MKFDLLKKDPQSKARAGSITTDHGVIETPIFMPVGTVASVKGVHQRELKEDINPDIILGNTYHLYLRPQTEILEKAGGLHKFMNWDRNILTDSGGYQVYSLSNNRKIKEEGVKFKSHIDGSYHFFSPESVMEIQRTIGADIIMAFDECTPYPCDYRYAQRSMHMTHRWLDRCISHLDKVPYKYGYEQTFFPIVQGSTYKDLRQQSAEYIANAGQQGNAIGGLSVGEPAEEMYAMTEVVCEILPEDKPRYLMGVGTPINILENIALGIDMFDCVMPTRNARNGMLFTANGTINIKNKKWEADFSPIDEMGHTFVDTEYTKAYLRHLFAANEYLGKQIATIHNLGFYMWLVREARKHILAGDFRPWKEMMVKNMSQRL
- a CDS encoding transketolase, yielding MKPNTQQLSDLTIQVRRDILRMVHAVNSGHPGGSLGCTEFLVTLYQNIMERKEGFDMDGIGEDIFFLSNGHISPVFYSVLARSGYFPVSELATFRLLNSRLQGHPTTHEGLPGVRMASGSLGQGLSVALGAAQAKKLNGDNHLIYTLHGDGELQEGQNWEAIMYASAKKVDNLIATVDVNGKQIDGTTDEVLAMGSIRAKFEAFDWDVLEIKEGNNIDAIIAGLTDAKSRTGKGKPVCILLYTEMGNGVDFMMHTHAWHGKAPNNDQLESALAQNYSADQIDY
- a CDS encoding LptF/LptG family permease, which translates into the protein MLTIIDKYILKRYLATFSVMILLFIPIGIVIDVSEKVNKMLENKIPFTAIAVYYYNFTIYFANSLFPIFLFLSVIWFTSKLANNTEIIAILSSGISFTRFLRPYIIGASIVSVFVLLMGFFIVPAASEGFNNFRYTYLKGNGKQLMRGENTNVYRQINDNDFIFVNSFNEESKTAFNFTLEHFEKDQLTYKITASRIKWDPKKKVYILYDYTKRTLGELSDKIEKVPEKNVAFKFELSDLTPVVYIAETLPLGKLIDFIEKERKRGSGNINTYLVVLYKKYSVPVSAFILTIIAVAVSSMKRRGGMGTNLAIGIAIAFSFVFFDKIFGTLAEKSTFSPLFAVWFPNIVFGVLAVYLLRNAKR